In a genomic window of Streptomyces pristinaespiralis:
- a CDS encoding GNAT family N-acetyltransferase: MSESEPRSSSGDPYVATGTHVALRRLTYADAAEFTAAARRSKELHRPWLFPPLTPDDFAGYARRLIEDPARAGFLVCERPAGRIAGYININNIVHGAFLCGAVGYGAFAHAVGRGLMGEGLRLLVAHAFAASGLGLHRLEANIQPGNTASLGLVRSVGFRLEGYSPDFLYIDGAWRDHERWAITREMTSGPARPA, from the coding sequence ATGTCCGAGTCCGAACCCCGGTCCTCCTCGGGCGACCCGTACGTCGCCACCGGCACTCACGTCGCCCTGCGCCGTCTCACGTACGCGGATGCCGCCGAATTCACCGCGGCCGCGCGGCGGAGCAAGGAGCTCCACCGCCCCTGGCTCTTCCCGCCGCTCACGCCCGACGACTTCGCCGGGTACGCGCGGCGGCTCATCGAGGACCCGGCCCGTGCGGGCTTCCTGGTGTGTGAGCGTCCGGCCGGCCGGATCGCGGGGTACATCAACATCAACAACATCGTCCACGGCGCGTTTCTCTGCGGTGCCGTCGGCTACGGGGCCTTCGCGCACGCCGTGGGCCGCGGCCTGATGGGGGAGGGCCTGCGGCTCCTGGTCGCGCACGCCTTCGCGGCGAGCGGGCTCGGTCTGCACCGCCTGGAGGCCAACATCCAGCCCGGCAACACTGCCTCACTGGGGCTCGTACGGTCGGTCGGCTTCCGGCTCGAGGGGTACTCGCCCGACTTCCTGTACATCGACGGCGCCTGGCGCGACCACGAGCGCTGGGCGATCACCCGGGAGATGACGAGCGGGCCTGCCCGGCCTGCCTGA
- a CDS encoding GntR family transcriptional regulator, whose product MAVSRQQRRPVVVLYERIADAIREGVYPPGSTLPSEPRLAGELGVSRPALREALLLLQEDGLLSVRRGVGRTVNAHPPRRGYEHLQPLEHLLSGGGAPLRVRPLLRTTEEPTDFTAQHLLAPAGSELRFWESLLNGDGATGVLSHEWAAPEETLEAAHPAFAAALREAAPAVSMLAALTGASRGIALTAHSGVSATLLGTRRGRQLDRAADTPAVLVTQVVRVGEVPVLAAKHVLATGAAALPVRQSN is encoded by the coding sequence GTGGCAGTCAGCAGGCAGCAGCGCAGGCCCGTCGTGGTCCTGTACGAGCGGATCGCGGACGCCATCCGCGAAGGCGTCTATCCGCCCGGGTCCACCCTGCCCTCTGAACCCCGGCTCGCCGGCGAGCTCGGCGTCAGCCGCCCCGCCCTGCGTGAGGCGCTGCTGCTGCTCCAGGAGGACGGCCTGCTGTCCGTCCGCCGGGGCGTCGGACGAACGGTCAACGCCCATCCGCCCCGGCGCGGATACGAGCACCTCCAGCCGCTGGAACACCTGCTCTCCGGCGGCGGAGCGCCGCTGCGGGTGCGGCCGCTGCTGCGGACGACGGAGGAACCGACCGACTTCACCGCCCAGCACCTGCTCGCGCCCGCCGGGTCCGAGCTGCGCTTCTGGGAGTCCCTGCTGAACGGCGACGGCGCGACGGGGGTGCTGAGCCACGAGTGGGCGGCGCCGGAGGAGACGCTGGAGGCGGCGCATCCCGCGTTCGCGGCGGCGCTGCGGGAGGCCGCGCCCGCGGTCTCGATGCTCGCCGCGCTGACCGGGGCGTCGCGCGGCATCGCCCTCACCGCGCACAGCGGCGTCAGCGCGACACTCCTCGGCACCCGCCGCGGCCGGCAACTCGACCGGGCGGCGGACACACCGGCGGTACTCGTGACTCAGGTGGTGCGGGTCGGGGAGGTGCCGGTGCTGGCGGCGAAGCATGTGCTGGCGACGGGTGCGGCGGCGTTGCCGGTACGCCAGTCGAACTGA
- a CDS encoding adenosine deaminase translates to MHLSDILRAPKAVLHDHLDGGLRPGTIIELARDCGYQGLPTEDPAALAVWFRDAADSGSLERYLETFAHTCAVMQTREALERVAAECAEDLAADGVVYAEVRYAPEQHQERGLGLDEVVDAVNAGLREGERRSGGRITARALLTGMRHTDRSLEIAELTVAHRERGVAGFDIAGGEVGNPPARHLAAFQHLRRHNCHFTIHAGEAVGAESIHEAVQVCGAERIGHGVRITDDIRVHDDGTATLGHLASYVRDNRIALEVCPTSNLQTGAAKSYDTHPIDLLRRLGFRVTLNTDNRLVSGTTMSEEFRHMVDAFGYGPEVFEEFTVAAVESAFLPLPERQRLIDEVIRPGYAALGARA, encoded by the coding sequence ATGCACTTGTCTGACATCTTGCGCGCACCCAAGGCCGTCCTCCATGACCACCTCGACGGCGGCCTGCGGCCCGGGACGATCATCGAGCTGGCTCGCGACTGCGGCTATCAAGGGCTGCCGACCGAGGACCCGGCCGCTCTCGCCGTCTGGTTCCGGGACGCCGCGGACTCGGGGTCGCTGGAGCGTTACCTGGAGACCTTCGCCCACACCTGCGCCGTGATGCAGACCCGCGAGGCGCTGGAGCGCGTCGCCGCCGAGTGCGCGGAGGATCTGGCCGCGGACGGTGTCGTGTACGCCGAGGTGCGGTACGCGCCCGAGCAGCACCAGGAGCGGGGGCTGGGGCTCGACGAGGTCGTGGACGCGGTCAACGCGGGACTGCGGGAGGGCGAGCGGCGCAGCGGCGGGAGGATCACCGCGCGGGCCCTGCTCACCGGCATGCGGCACACCGACCGCTCCCTGGAGATCGCCGAGCTGACGGTCGCGCACCGCGAGCGCGGCGTCGCCGGGTTCGACATAGCGGGCGGTGAGGTCGGCAATCCGCCGGCCCGCCACCTGGCCGCCTTCCAGCACCTGCGGCGCCACAACTGCCACTTCACGATCCACGCCGGCGAGGCGGTCGGCGCGGAGTCGATCCACGAGGCCGTGCAGGTGTGCGGCGCGGAGCGGATCGGCCACGGTGTGCGCATCACGGACGACATCCGGGTCCACGACGACGGCACCGCCACGCTCGGCCATCTCGCCTCGTACGTGCGCGACAACCGCATCGCCCTGGAGGTCTGCCCGACCTCCAACCTCCAGACGGGTGCGGCGAAGTCGTACGACACCCATCCGATCGACCTGCTGCGGCGTCTCGGCTTCCGCGTCACGCTGAACACCGACAACCGTCTGGTCTCGGGCACCACCATGAGCGAGGAGTTCCGGCACATGGTGGACGCCTTCGGCTACGGGCCAGAGGTGTTCGAGGAGTTCACGGTCGCGGCGGTGGAGTCGGCGTTCCTGCCGCTGCCGGAGCGGCAGCGGCTGATCGACGAGGTGATCCGGCCCGGATACGCGGCCCTCGGCGCCCGGGCCTAG